A genomic region of Seriola aureovittata isolate HTS-2021-v1 ecotype China chromosome 21, ASM2101889v1, whole genome shotgun sequence contains the following coding sequences:
- the ipmkb gene encoding inositol polyphosphate multikinase produces the protein MSTTQHQVMMESSLALGRLELTPSTAAVGVNLTPRLSGGPPAKEKSGQRPLGPQGQARLNGCVPLSHQVAGHKYGVDKVGILQHPDGTVLKQLQPPPRGPREMQFYSMVYAEECSDPCLLELQNHLPKYYGTWSSPDSPIDLYLKLEDVTRRFVKPCIMDVKLGQRSYDPFASQEKREQQIRKYPLMEEIGFLVLGMRVYKVCSDTFDSYDQHYGRGLVKDTIQDGLAKFFHNGVCLRKDAVSASIHRVQQILRWFESQHQLAFYASSLLFVYEGFPSSSSSSSSLSSLLSTPSISPTAVKTTTLSSAGDGCQRGEGKARQEGAGQEEEVAEFNNNNIQVVLPWDCGMTTIYTNHRKHGHHHCAKGHLHGNSGAGADVETTASSVSRDNNSVLCQEDNSAWKRTGESQQPPNGNGNKSQLERKAEEGEGEDGGRRRREEELQGQGDDATEGGGTDTEVEVRMIDFAHVFPSESHDHGYIYGLKHLLTVLEQILCEAA, from the exons atgtcAACAACTCAGCATCAAGTGATGATGGAGTCATCTCTAGCTCTTGGTAGACTGGAACTGACCCCCAGCACAGCCGCTGTTGGGGTCAACCTGACCCCGCGGCTAAGCGGTGGCCCCCCCGCGAAAGAGAAGAGCGGCCAGCGGCCTCTGGGGCCACAAGGCCAGGCTCGTCTGAACGGCTGCGTCCCGCTGTCACATCAGGTGGCGGGTCACAAGTACGGAGTGGATAAAGTGG GTATCTTGCAGCATCCAGATGGAACAGTCCTGAAGCAGCTTCAGCCTCCACCGAGAGGTCCACGAGAGATGCAGTTTTACAGCATG GTGTATGCAGAGGAGTGCAGTGATCCATGTCTCCTGGAGCTCCAGAACCACCTTCCAAAGTACTACGGGACCTGGTCCTCTCCTGACAGCCCCATTG ACCTGTACCTGAAGCTGGAGGACGTGACCCGCCGCTTCGTCAAGCCGTGCATCATGGACGTGAAGCTGGGCCAGCGCAGCTACGATCCGTTCGCCTCGCAGGAGAAACGGGAGCAGCAGATCAGAAAGTACCCACTGATGGAGGAGATCGGCTTCCTGGTCCTCGGAATGAGG GTATATAAGGTGTGCAGTGACACGTTTGACTCCTACGACCAGCACTATGGAAGAGGACTGGTTAAGGACACTATTCAAgatg gCTTGGCTAAATTCTTCCATaatggtgtgtgtctgaggaAGGATGCAGTGTCGGCCAGTATCCACAGGGTGCAGCAAATCCTCCGCTGGTTTGAATCTCAGCACCAGCTGGCCTTCTACGCCAGCTCGCTCCTCTTCGTCTACGAGggtttcccctcctcttcctcctcctcctcctctctttcttccctcctcagTACCCCGTCAATCAGCCCGACAGCTGTGAAAACTACCACGTTGTCATCGGCGGGCGACGGCTGtcagaggggggagggaaaaGCAAGACAGGAAGGGGCGGGCCAGGAAGAGGAGGTGGCGgagttcaacaacaacaacattcaggTGGTTTTGCCCTGGGACTGCGGCATGACCACCATTTACACCAACCACAGGAAACACGGCCACCACCACTGCGCCAAGGgtcatctccatggcaacagtggagcCGGTGCAGACGTGGAGACGACGGCGAGCTCGGTTTCCAGAGATAACAACTCAGTACTGTGTCAAGAAGACAACTCTGCATGGAAACGAACGGGTGAGTCGCAGCAGCCGCCGAACGGAAACGGAAACAAATCACAACTGGAAAGGAAggctgaggagggagagggggaggacggcggcaggaggaggagagaggaggagctcCAGGGACAAGGAGATGACGCCACAGAGGGGGGTGGAACAGACACAGAGGTGGAGGTCAGGATGATCGACTTTGCCCACGTTTTCCCAAGCGAGAGCCACGATCATGGCTACATCTACGGCCTCAAACACCTGCTGACGGTGCTGGAGCAGATCCTCTGTGAAGCTGCCTAG